One region of Paenibacillus polymyxa M1 genomic DNA includes:
- a CDS encoding response regulator, protein MENQEMSNAPIKVLLADDHQLFREGLKRILNMEDDIEVIGECGDGIQVLEFCNVEKPDIVLMDINMPIENGVEATEKLREMFPDVKVIILSIHDDESYVFETLRKGANGYLLKDMEAESLINAIRSVHEGYAFIHPKVTGKLIQQLRRMTYLNETGAMAEGHTKEAGVKFVAGENNPLTRREAEVLRLMAEGKSNKMIGEYLFISEKTVKNHVSSILQKMEVDDRTQAVINSIKYGWVTL, encoded by the coding sequence ATGGAAAATCAGGAAATGAGTAATGCACCCATTAAAGTTCTCTTAGCGGACGACCATCAGTTGTTCCGTGAAGGACTTAAACGTATTTTGAATATGGAGGACGACATTGAGGTCATCGGAGAATGTGGCGATGGCATTCAAGTGTTGGAATTCTGCAACGTAGAGAAACCGGATATTGTTCTGATGGACATTAATATGCCAATTGAAAATGGTGTAGAGGCAACTGAAAAACTACGTGAGATGTTTCCGGACGTCAAAGTGATCATTTTATCCATTCATGATGATGAAAGCTATGTATTCGAGACGTTGCGCAAGGGGGCCAATGGCTATCTGTTAAAAGATATGGAGGCCGAATCCCTCATTAATGCTATTCGTTCAGTACATGAAGGATATGCATTCATTCATCCGAAGGTAACGGGTAAGCTTATTCAGCAGCTCCGTCGGATGACTTACCTGAATGAAACAGGGGCTATGGCGGAAGGTCATACTAAGGAAGCAGGCGTGAAGTTTGTCGCAGGTGAAAATAATCCACTGACCCGCCGCGAAGCAGAAGTGTTGCGTCTGATGGCTGAAGGCAAGAGCAATAAGATGATTGGTGAATATTTATTCATTAGTGAGAAAACAGTCAAAAACCATGTAAGTAGCATTTTGCAAAAAATGGAAGTTGATGATCGTACACAAGCAGTTATTAACTCCATCAAATACGGATGGGTTACACTGTAA
- a CDS encoding sensor histidine kinase has translation MDFQADIIDRVIKNAIQVMENSKYQMFEILDTARTELVTLNQELQSVLKETAETIEKVDQLEMNYRRSRIRLTEVSRDFVRYSEEDIKQAYEKATQLQLDVMIFREKEMYLKARRDDLQKRAKSVEASVERAETIGSQMGVVLEYLSGELGQVTRIIESAKNRQFIGLKIILAQEEERKRISREIHDGPAQLLAHLVLRTEIVERMIAKQEFKMVQDEIVDLKKQVRSSLEEMRKVIFNLRPMALDDLGLIPTLRKYVQDFEEKTKIRALFETRGKEHRLSSAMEAAIYRLIQEALTNAAKHAYPTYVLVEITYQAQLVKIVVQDNGLGFKPELFQQKSKDHGHFGLIGMRERVELLEGRMEIESAENQGTKIVIHIPTNVEKGKE, from the coding sequence GTGGACTTTCAAGCCGATATCATAGACCGAGTCATTAAAAATGCCATCCAGGTGATGGAGAACAGCAAATATCAGATGTTCGAAATATTGGACACGGCCCGGACCGAGCTGGTCACGTTAAATCAAGAGCTCCAGAGCGTATTGAAGGAAACGGCAGAAACGATCGAAAAAGTGGACCAGCTGGAAATGAACTATCGGCGGTCCCGAATTCGGTTGACTGAGGTCAGTCGTGATTTCGTCCGCTACTCGGAAGAGGATATCAAGCAGGCTTATGAGAAGGCAACACAGCTTCAACTCGATGTGATGATTTTTCGCGAGAAGGAAATGTATCTCAAAGCCAGAAGAGATGATCTTCAAAAGCGGGCCAAAAGTGTCGAGGCTTCTGTCGAGCGGGCCGAAACTATCGGTTCGCAGATGGGAGTCGTGCTGGAATATTTATCGGGTGAATTGGGACAAGTGACGCGGATCATTGAATCGGCCAAAAATCGGCAGTTTATTGGTCTGAAAATTATTTTGGCTCAGGAAGAGGAGCGTAAGCGCATATCCCGTGAAATTCACGATGGACCTGCGCAACTCCTTGCGCATCTAGTGCTTAGGACGGAAATTGTGGAAAGAATGATCGCCAAGCAGGAATTTAAGATGGTTCAGGACGAAATAGTAGACTTGAAGAAACAAGTTCGCTCCAGTCTTGAGGAAATGCGAAAGGTCATTTTCAACTTGCGTCCCATGGCTCTGGATGACCTGGGGCTTATTCCGACGCTCCGGAAATATGTGCAGGATTTTGAAGAAAAAACGAAGATTAGAGCGCTTTTTGAAACAAGGGGCAAGGAACACCGTCTCTCTTCCGCGATGGAAGCAGCCATTTACCGTCTGATCCAGGAAGCTTTGACTAACGCTGCCAAGCATGCTTACCCTACCTATGTGCTTGTTGAGATTACCTACCAGGCACAGCTTGTGAAAATTGTTGTGCAGGATAATGGTCTGGGCTTTAAGCCAGAGCTTTTTCAGCAAAAAAGCAAGGACCATGGGCACTTTGGTCTGATTGGTATGCGGGAAAGGGTTGAACTGCTCGAGGGGAGAATGGAGATCGAATCAGCTGAGAATCAAGGCACCAAGATAGTGATTCATATCCCAACCAACGTGGAAAAGGGAAAGGAGTAA
- a CDS encoding stalk domain-containing protein, translated as MFLSNRKHSKVKVDGKGIAKRWAVLTLAGVLWVGPVAGTGVLIPLNNWISAPIASAASGSTVKLGEEIITSGATLLKYRFKGSKGTALADIIRVDLQNPYVKLDVMTGKNGQFTTRQSTGGMAKETGAVAGVNGDYFNTSSEGAPIGGQVSKGVLMSTPSDLTGMYAFAVTKDGSPMVEQFTFEGTVKAGDGSSFSLAGMNKASYSPETSGSSYSHSNAMYIYTSAWKAIERPKNSSTTPTEILVQNGVVTQVSENATLNMTVPQDGYILRTHGKAAEYAKAHLTVGQTVETNYHLRVKSTGSEVDPSNLQMMIGGHTILVNDGQKTSFSRSTTSIGGTRARTALGYSRDKRYAYVIAVEKNGNSVGVSLSELQTLMKDIGVWKGMNLDGGGSTTMVTRDLGDTTAGLTFNTEYGTEQRSIVNGVGVYTTAPKGTLKGFTIKGNKTLLIGQTGSYSFKGYDNYYNPFDTSKVQVTWKSGNPAVVSVSGGVVKGAKPGTATLTASSGSASATTKVTVLGADEISSLTAGSGTGSLTAGAKIAVPITAKTKDGQSVSITSDALKWEFIGFKGSVKDNQLTVNTVDAGVKTGYAIGRYDGFSAVVFLSAGGASTNNWENFENVSYPVDFTSNAEGVTGTAAVVQGDGDHANSKVLELSYDMTNGSGKMYAYAQLNGTSGKTLEQAATSISIDVKGDKSLNWLRAELEDAQGKTAYIDLAKVIDWNGWKTINADMSGLNISYPAKLKRLYVVNVAEGQDERAKTGKVAFDNISFNTPGTVGTEGLKKGTAQMTIGQKSMTVNGTPTTIDAAPMNRNGSTYVPIKYVLDAFGGQAKWNAGDQRITIMRGGVLMDLTVGKKELILNGKRKSSEVAPIVLGGRTLVPLRLVSEQLGMTVKWEQETKTITLQS; from the coding sequence ATGTTTTTAAGTAATAGAAAACACAGCAAAGTGAAAGTAGATGGCAAAGGAATCGCTAAAAGATGGGCTGTATTAACGCTGGCAGGAGTATTATGGGTCGGTCCGGTTGCTGGAACTGGGGTTCTAATCCCGTTAAACAATTGGATATCTGCTCCAATCGCGAGTGCTGCCTCCGGTTCAACGGTAAAATTGGGTGAAGAGATTATTACTTCGGGCGCAACATTATTGAAATATCGCTTTAAAGGGTCTAAAGGAACAGCGCTGGCTGATATCATTCGAGTAGACCTGCAAAATCCGTACGTAAAGCTGGATGTTATGACAGGGAAGAACGGACAGTTTACGACCCGTCAGAGCACAGGCGGTATGGCAAAAGAGACCGGTGCGGTTGCTGGAGTGAACGGGGATTATTTTAATACCTCTAGTGAGGGAGCACCGATCGGTGGACAGGTATCCAAGGGCGTGCTGATGTCTACACCCTCTGATTTAACAGGGATGTATGCCTTTGCTGTTACGAAGGATGGCTCGCCGATGGTTGAGCAATTTACTTTCGAAGGTACAGTAAAAGCTGGGGATGGGTCTTCCTTCTCCTTGGCAGGGATGAACAAGGCTTCGTACTCGCCAGAGACGAGTGGGAGCAGCTACAGTCACTCCAATGCTATGTATATTTATACATCTGCTTGGAAAGCGATTGAGCGACCTAAAAACAGTTCGACAACGCCTACAGAAATACTGGTACAAAATGGCGTGGTTACGCAAGTCTCCGAAAATGCTACATTGAATATGACTGTTCCGCAGGATGGCTATATTTTACGTACACACGGTAAAGCAGCTGAATATGCCAAAGCGCATCTGACTGTGGGACAGACCGTAGAAACGAACTATCACCTTCGCGTCAAATCGACAGGGAGTGAAGTAGATCCTTCCAACCTTCAGATGATGATCGGTGGACATACCATATTAGTAAATGACGGACAGAAGACCTCGTTCTCCCGAAGTACAACAAGTATTGGCGGGACACGTGCGCGTACGGCTTTGGGATATTCCCGTGACAAACGATACGCATATGTCATTGCCGTTGAGAAGAATGGGAATAGCGTTGGTGTATCCCTGAGCGAGCTGCAAACACTGATGAAAGATATCGGTGTCTGGAAGGGGATGAACCTTGATGGTGGCGGCTCTACCACTATGGTAACTCGTGATTTGGGAGATACGACAGCGGGGCTTACATTCAATACAGAATATGGTACAGAGCAACGTAGCATCGTAAATGGAGTGGGAGTATATACCACTGCTCCTAAAGGAACGCTCAAAGGCTTTACCATCAAGGGCAATAAAACGCTGCTGATTGGTCAGACCGGAAGCTACTCCTTCAAAGGCTACGACAACTACTACAATCCATTTGATACTTCGAAAGTACAAGTGACGTGGAAGTCCGGCAACCCTGCTGTTGTGTCCGTGAGCGGCGGTGTTGTGAAGGGGGCCAAACCGGGAACTGCTACCTTAACAGCATCCAGTGGTTCAGCCAGTGCGACAACCAAGGTCACCGTGCTTGGGGCAGATGAAATTTCATCACTTACCGCAGGAAGTGGGACAGGCTCGCTTACTGCAGGAGCAAAAATCGCAGTACCGATAACGGCCAAGACGAAAGATGGACAGAGTGTCAGCATTACATCAGATGCGCTCAAATGGGAGTTCATCGGCTTTAAGGGAAGCGTTAAGGACAATCAGCTTACGGTAAATACAGTGGATGCGGGTGTGAAAACAGGCTATGCCATTGGTCGCTACGATGGTTTCAGTGCGGTTGTCTTCCTGTCTGCTGGCGGGGCAAGTACAAATAACTGGGAAAACTTCGAAAATGTTTCGTATCCGGTTGATTTTACTTCAAATGCGGAAGGTGTTACCGGTACAGCGGCAGTTGTACAAGGGGATGGAGACCATGCCAATTCCAAAGTGCTGGAGCTAAGCTACGACATGACGAACGGCAGTGGTAAAATGTATGCTTACGCTCAATTAAACGGCACATCCGGCAAGACGCTGGAACAGGCAGCTACATCCATCTCGATTGATGTCAAAGGAGATAAGAGTCTGAACTGGCTGCGTGCAGAGCTGGAAGATGCCCAAGGCAAAACTGCATATATTGATCTTGCCAAAGTGATCGACTGGAACGGCTGGAAAACGATTAACGCAGATATGAGCGGTTTGAATATTTCGTATCCGGCGAAGCTGAAACGTCTCTATGTGGTCAATGTAGCCGAAGGTCAGGATGAGCGTGCTAAGACAGGTAAGGTCGCTTTTGATAATATCTCTTTTAATACACCAGGAACAGTCGGCACAGAAGGACTTAAAAAGGGAACAGCTCAGATGACGATCGGTCAAAAATCGATGACGGTAAATGGAACGCCAACAACGATTGATGCAGCTCCGATGAATCGCAATGGGTCGACGTATGTTCCAATCAAGTATGTGTTGGACGCATTTGGCGGGCAAGCCAAATGGAATGCGGGCGATCAACGGATCACCATTATGCGCGGTGGTGTGCTGATGGATTTGACTGTAGGAAAAAAAGAATTGATTCTAAACGGAAAGCGTAAGAGCTCTGAAGTTGCACCTATTGTACTAGGAGGAAGGACTTTAGTCCCATTAAGACTTGTGTCTGAACAGTTAGGAATGACTGTAAAATGGGAACAAGAAACGAAGACCATCACCCTCCAGTCATGA
- a CDS encoding efflux RND transporter periplasmic adaptor subunit: MNKQRAIIILTLSLSLAITGCSTGKKDAASGSSAQPTVVRTTVVKNTPLHTAYDLSGTLQAYEERTLAFQNGGTVASAEITTGTLVQKGTTIARLDDADYRLQVAQATASIQEALAGIDNAQANLQAATSAIQSADAGIANARANVSKVNKGARAQEKQQAQTTVDKAQSAYNKAKTDSERTQKLFEAGAATASDNENARLNTTTALQNLEQAKASLSLLLEGATAEEHQSVQASFQNAIAGKTKALAASEQAEASQKQARANYEKALVAKDQAELALSRTRLASPVNGVILDKIVNTGDLVASGQAVYRIGSIDRLKVLLPVPDSEIKDWKKGQQVKVALYEETRQGTVSNVYPSTSTDTGRVNVEIVIANPQRDWLPGQVIKAAHQVTDKNGILVPAEAVINTGSKPFIFKDVQGKAVRTPVELGNQVVDNQLQIVSGLREGERIVIKGAESLFDGNAIQSEEGGRP; encoded by the coding sequence ATGAATAAACAACGGGCCATCATCATACTCACCTTATCACTGAGCCTCGCCATCACCGGATGCTCTACCGGAAAAAAAGATGCAGCTTCAGGTTCATCCGCACAGCCGACCGTTGTGCGCACTACAGTCGTCAAAAACACACCACTCCATACCGCCTATGACTTGTCAGGTACCCTTCAGGCCTATGAGGAACGTACACTAGCCTTTCAAAACGGAGGTACCGTCGCTAGCGCAGAAATCACGACTGGAACTCTTGTCCAAAAAGGTACAACCATTGCCCGTCTCGATGACGCCGACTACAGGCTACAGGTTGCACAGGCTACAGCCTCGATCCAAGAAGCTCTAGCCGGTATAGATAACGCACAGGCTAACTTACAGGCAGCTACCTCTGCGATTCAATCTGCCGATGCTGGTATTGCGAATGCTCGTGCAAATGTTAGCAAGGTCAACAAGGGTGCGCGCGCTCAGGAAAAACAGCAAGCTCAAACCACTGTCGATAAGGCACAAAGCGCCTATAACAAGGCCAAGACGGATAGCGAGCGGACACAAAAGCTGTTTGAGGCGGGGGCAGCTACCGCGTCGGATAACGAGAACGCCCGCTTGAATACTACCACTGCTCTCCAAAATCTGGAGCAAGCGAAAGCTTCCTTATCTCTTTTGCTGGAAGGAGCCACAGCCGAAGAGCATCAATCTGTCCAAGCTTCCTTTCAGAATGCGATAGCAGGTAAAACTAAAGCTCTTGCAGCCAGCGAACAGGCTGAGGCTTCCCAAAAACAAGCGCGTGCCAACTACGAAAAAGCACTTGTTGCCAAAGACCAGGCAGAGCTGGCACTGTCACGCACCCGTTTAGCTTCTCCTGTGAACGGCGTAATCCTAGACAAAATCGTGAATACAGGTGATTTGGTCGCGTCGGGCCAAGCCGTCTATCGCATAGGCTCCATCGACCGTCTTAAAGTGCTCCTTCCCGTACCAGACAGTGAAATTAAGGATTGGAAAAAGGGACAACAGGTAAAGGTGGCGCTCTATGAAGAAACTCGTCAGGGTACGGTGTCCAACGTCTATCCTTCAACCAGCACCGATACAGGGAGGGTTAACGTAGAGATTGTCATTGCCAATCCACAGCGAGACTGGTTACCCGGCCAGGTCATCAAAGCTGCGCATCAGGTGACAGACAAGAATGGTATTCTTGTGCCTGCTGAAGCAGTCATCAATACGGGAAGCAAGCCTTTTATTTTCAAAGATGTTCAAGGAAAAGCGGTTAGAACCCCTGTGGAGCTTGGCAATCAGGTTGTAGATAATCAATTGCAAATTGTATCCGGGCTTCGTGAAGGAGAACGTATTGTCATTAAAGGGGCAGAATCCCTATTTGATGGAAATGCGATTCAGTCGGAGGAAGGCGGACGTCCATGA
- a CDS encoding efflux RND transporter permease subunit: protein MIEYIVKKRKITLLFFVMLIVVGTFGFFQLPQQEMPDVTIQNATVTTVYPGASPQKVEQTVTKELEKRIKEVEGVKTINSTSGNGFSSILIESKNGVDPQTVWDNMRKKVQDAQADLPQGAEVPVINDKLTSSFIGSYALTADSSAPLYKLNDLTTTWKDQLNTISGVSSVKFNGLPDQEVRIHIDNQKLQQYQLSWGQVAQAIQSQIDRVPTGNIEYNGRTYQLVVRETEKADELNQVILTRTKEGNPVYLRDIGTTELAHPEAEYFAYVEGKPAITLSIGAETGTDIPSMSAKVNSKLKELEKTLPAGVHLQTLFAQKDQVSHIFDDLKRETILAIAAVILVCMLGLNLLTSAFVALAIPISVSIAVIFLPMFGITLNQISVVGLIIVLGILVDDAVVVNDNIERRLTELGEPPSVAAIKGTKEVMLSILIATLATISAFAPLLFLPGNVGAFIRPIPTIVSLAMLASMIMSLTIIPIFREWYEKRRQTLHPQRKSKPVGLLGQQIHSLNKLYSQKLMPKVIQRPLLTAMVGLMLGTAAYGLVPFTSVELFPESEDPHVALNVKMPVGTSIAETDQVVKDLAGWIKKQPETSNVVYSAGGTAPQLFSDINSAGGTISYNETVGQIAVVGKENVFDLNSTVDAWEQHVKKSYPGVTVTMYVPRLGIPVGKPVSIRISGQDLNELQTLAQKAKEQIATVEGTTGIVDDIGIERYALELEVNKQAMDQYLVSYTDLTRTLLLLKEGAQVSQFDTGNSLVDIKMYLNHSNEEPSKLFQQLSVVNAAGKQIPLNQLVQIKPSFAIQQIKHYNMERTITVEADLNGRTASEAMVDVEGKLAQMRFPEGYKWEVGGETSDQSTIFGDLGKLAIVVVLLILLLITMQFYSLSIPIIIMTTVYLAAAGGIIGIFLTGMPIGFMSIMGIIALAGIVVRNGIVLIEFIEDARHEGVELREAVIQAAAARFRPILLTSLAAIVGMIPLALLGSLLFKPLAFTVIFGLLFSTLLTLFVVPSLYMIMAKYKMHRQLKKQQHTVITRDQPL from the coding sequence ATGATTGAGTACATCGTAAAAAAACGAAAAATTACGTTGCTGTTTTTTGTCATGCTGATTGTAGTTGGAACTTTTGGTTTTTTCCAGTTACCACAGCAGGAAATGCCCGATGTGACCATACAGAATGCTACGGTCACAACCGTCTATCCCGGCGCTTCACCACAAAAAGTAGAACAAACCGTAACTAAAGAGCTGGAGAAACGCATCAAGGAGGTTGAAGGTGTTAAAACGATTAATTCGACTTCTGGGAACGGATTCTCCTCTATTTTAATCGAATCCAAAAATGGAGTAGATCCTCAAACGGTTTGGGATAATATGCGTAAAAAAGTGCAGGATGCACAAGCTGATCTTCCTCAAGGCGCTGAAGTGCCTGTTATAAATGACAAGCTAACCAGCTCGTTTATCGGCTCTTATGCCCTGACCGCCGACTCATCTGCCCCACTGTATAAACTAAATGATTTGACCACCACCTGGAAAGATCAACTTAATACAATTTCCGGCGTATCCAGTGTCAAATTCAATGGTCTTCCCGATCAGGAAGTACGTATCCATATCGACAACCAAAAGCTTCAGCAATATCAATTGTCGTGGGGACAAGTGGCACAAGCGATCCAGTCTCAGATTGATCGGGTTCCTACTGGTAATATTGAATACAACGGACGAACCTATCAACTCGTTGTTCGTGAGACCGAAAAAGCTGACGAATTAAATCAGGTCATCTTGACACGTACAAAAGAAGGTAACCCTGTTTATTTAAGAGATATCGGCACAACTGAGCTGGCACATCCTGAGGCAGAATATTTCGCTTACGTAGAGGGTAAACCGGCCATTACACTAAGTATTGGGGCGGAAACAGGCACAGACATCCCTTCTATGAGCGCAAAGGTCAATAGCAAGCTCAAAGAGCTGGAGAAAACACTCCCTGCGGGTGTTCACTTACAGACTCTCTTTGCACAAAAGGATCAGGTAAGCCATATCTTTGACGACTTAAAGCGTGAAACGATTCTGGCCATTGCAGCGGTTATTCTTGTTTGTATGTTGGGCTTGAATTTACTCACCTCAGCTTTTGTCGCGCTGGCAATCCCTATTTCGGTTTCGATTGCCGTTATCTTTTTACCTATGTTCGGCATTACTCTAAATCAGATTTCCGTTGTCGGTCTGATCATTGTACTCGGCATACTCGTGGATGACGCTGTAGTGGTAAACGATAATATTGAGCGCAGACTTACGGAATTAGGAGAGCCACCCTCCGTTGCAGCTATAAAAGGTACCAAAGAGGTCATGCTATCTATTTTGATTGCAACATTGGCCACGATCTCTGCCTTTGCTCCATTGTTGTTTCTGCCCGGAAATGTAGGTGCCTTTATTAGACCCATTCCCACCATTGTTTCTCTGGCCATGTTAGCTTCTATGATCATGTCTCTCACGATCATCCCTATTTTTCGAGAGTGGTATGAGAAACGCAGACAGACTCTTCATCCTCAGAGGAAATCTAAACCAGTAGGCTTGCTCGGTCAGCAGATCCACTCTTTAAACAAGCTTTATTCACAAAAGCTGATGCCTAAAGTCATTCAGCGTCCCTTGCTGACGGCTATGGTTGGACTCATGCTTGGCACAGCCGCTTATGGATTAGTTCCCTTTACATCGGTTGAGCTTTTCCCTGAATCTGAAGATCCTCATGTTGCATTAAATGTAAAAATGCCTGTAGGCACTTCCATTGCGGAAACCGACCAGGTCGTTAAAGATCTTGCAGGCTGGATTAAAAAGCAACCCGAAACTTCCAATGTCGTTTACAGTGCCGGTGGGACCGCCCCCCAACTGTTTAGTGACATTAATAGTGCGGGTGGAACTATCAGTTATAACGAAACCGTAGGTCAGATTGCTGTTGTCGGAAAAGAGAACGTATTTGATCTCAATTCGACAGTTGATGCTTGGGAACAACATGTTAAGAAATCCTACCCTGGCGTTACGGTTACCATGTATGTTCCCCGTCTTGGGATTCCAGTAGGTAAACCCGTTTCTATTCGTATCTCAGGTCAGGATCTGAATGAACTGCAAACCCTTGCCCAAAAAGCAAAGGAGCAGATCGCGACAGTTGAGGGCACAACGGGCATCGTAGATGACATAGGAATTGAACGATATGCCCTCGAGCTTGAGGTTAACAAACAAGCCATGGATCAGTATCTAGTAAGCTACACAGATTTGACTCGTACCCTTCTTCTGTTAAAAGAAGGAGCTCAAGTCAGTCAATTTGATACGGGAAACAGTCTGGTAGATATCAAGATGTATTTGAATCACAGTAACGAGGAGCCAAGTAAGCTTTTCCAACAATTAAGTGTAGTGAATGCAGCTGGCAAGCAAATTCCATTAAACCAGCTTGTACAGATTAAACCGTCATTTGCTATTCAGCAAATCAAGCATTACAATATGGAGCGGACGATAACGGTCGAAGCGGACTTGAATGGAAGAACTGCAAGTGAAGCCATGGTAGATGTGGAAGGCAAACTGGCACAAATGAGGTTCCCTGAAGGCTATAAATGGGAGGTAGGCGGTGAAACATCCGATCAGTCCACCATATTCGGAGATTTAGGGAAGCTGGCGATTGTTGTAGTCTTACTCATTTTACTCTTGATCACGATGCAGTTTTATTCACTCTCCATTCCTATTATTATTATGACGACCGTGTACCTAGCAGCTGCCGGCGGGATTATTGGTATTTTTCTAACTGGTATGCCCATCGGTTTTATGAGTATCATGGGTATTATCGCACTTGCGGGTATTGTGGTACGGAACGGGATTGTCTTAATAGAATTTATCGAGGATGCAAGACATGAAGGAGTGGAGTTAAGGGAAGCCGTAATACAAGCCGCCGCTGCTCGCTTCAGACCGATTTTGTTGACTTCCCTGGCTGCCATTGTAGGTATGATTCCATTAGCACTATTAGGGAGCCTGCTCTTTAAGCCACTGGCGTTCACCGTCATTTTCGGTTTGTTATTTTCAACCTTGTTAACTTTGTTTGTGGTGCCGTCCTTGTATATGATCATGGCCAAGTACAAGATGCACCGGCAACTCAAAAAACAGCAGCACACAGTTATTACACGTGACCAACCTTTGTAA
- a CDS encoding TetR/AcrR family transcriptional regulator, which translates to MESKKNDILQAAIRLFSRKGYYSTSVEEIAKESGMAKASFYKYFQGKEELPLEMCIILENNIEQDIRALYSKPDLSKHDKLHGFIVLYLKNLVENKVYLMMDLPEPSMLIFQNEQLNGVFEQHEYKLYKWVRDCLIDIFGPGIEDHAWDITFVLKSIVFEYIRFFADRMNDETIEHLTQFIIFLSSSLATSLSSADPAPHLFWSKKGWLPESALSNPFDQGRQINGLLHSLEDSILLSSWSSEEKQECQQIYAQLKEEALKSNPQKGLLKALFAYLEQYKEVQKVCHLLRNLLGLAPISE; encoded by the coding sequence ATGGAAAGTAAAAAAAATGATATTTTACAGGCGGCCATTCGGCTGTTCTCCAGAAAAGGCTATTATTCAACATCTGTTGAAGAAATCGCTAAAGAAAGTGGAATGGCAAAAGCATCCTTCTATAAATATTTCCAAGGGAAAGAAGAATTGCCTTTGGAAATGTGTATCATTTTGGAAAACAATATTGAACAAGACATCCGAGCTCTCTACAGTAAACCTGACCTATCTAAACACGATAAGCTGCACGGTTTTATTGTACTCTACTTGAAAAATCTTGTTGAAAACAAAGTGTATCTCATGATGGATCTTCCTGAGCCTTCCATGCTTATTTTTCAAAATGAACAACTCAATGGTGTGTTTGAACAGCATGAATACAAATTATACAAATGGGTTCGCGACTGCCTGATTGATATTTTTGGACCAGGCATTGAAGATCATGCATGGGATATAACCTTTGTGCTGAAAAGTATTGTGTTTGAATATATTCGCTTCTTTGCCGATCGGATGAATGATGAAACGATTGAGCATCTAACACAGTTTATCATCTTCTTATCCAGTTCCTTGGCAACCAGCCTGAGCAGTGCTGATCCCGCTCCACATTTGTTTTGGAGCAAGAAAGGCTGGTTACCCGAGAGCGCTTTAAGTAATCCCTTTGACCAAGGTCGTCAAATTAACGGCCTTCTCCACTCCCTGGAAGACAGTATACTGCTGTCTTCGTGGAGCTCAGAGGAGAAACAGGAGTGTCAGCAAATTTACGCTCAATTAAAGGAAGAGGCTCTGAAATCGAACCCTCAGAAAGGTCTCTTAAAAGCTCTTTTTGCGTATTTGGAGCAATATAAGGAAGTACAGAAGGTATGTCATTTACTCAGAAATTTATTGGGTCTCGCACCGATATCCGAATAG